One genomic window of Chloroflexota bacterium includes the following:
- a CDS encoding glycosyltransferase translates to MPLALTDYGQTLDWIDAMVDQQERGFVCVCNVHTVMASGEDEELRHALDSSSMNVPDGQPLVWAINALGHSL, encoded by the coding sequence GTGCCTTTGGCCCTGACCGACTACGGGCAGACGCTTGATTGGATCGACGCGATGGTGGACCAGCAGGAGCGTGGGTTCGTATGCGTCTGCAACGTGCACACGGTGATGGCCTCGGGCGAGGACGAGGAGCTCCGCCACGCGCTCGACTCCTCTTCCATGAACGTCCCCGACGGACAGCCGCTCGTGTGGGCGATCAACGCGCTTGGGCACTCGCTGG